The Daucus carota subsp. sativus chromosome 9, DH1 v3.0, whole genome shotgun sequence genome window below encodes:
- the LOC108201617 gene encoding CASP-like protein 1, which yields MASISPAVVLELEKNSQASTTTSKFVLHDVILRVFLFATSLTSLVALVTSKQTETIPVPFPPYGASVAAEFTDIPAFIIITTILSFFALVKRSTTSTKLMSCVFSVDVLLLGILASATGAAGEVAYLGLKGNSNVGWHKICNVYDSYCRHIGFSVLTSIFSSMVLSFLIILYIITVSRR from the exons ATGGCCTCAATCAGCCCAGCAGTGGTACTAGAGCTTGAGAAGAATAGTCAGGCCAGTACTACAACTAGCAAGTTTGTGTTGCATGATGTGATATTGAGGGTCTTCTTGTTTGCAACATCCCTAACATCACTTGTAGCTCTAGTGACCAGTAAGCAAACCGAAACGATTCCGGTGCCTTTCCCACCTTACGGAGCATCTGTTGCAGCTGAATTCACTGATATACCAGCCTTCAT TATAATTACTACCATCTTATCTTTCTTTGCACTCGTGAAACGTTCTACAACATCAACAAAGTTGATGTCATGTGTTTTCTCCGTAGATGTG CTACTCTTAGGTATTTTAGCTTCAGCAACTGGAGCAGCAGGTGAAGTAGCCTACTTAGGACTCAAAGGAAACTCAAATGTAGGATGGCACAAGATCTGCAATGTCTATGATTCCTACTGTCGACACATTGGATTCTCCGTTTTAACTTCAATCTTTTCCTCCATGGTGCTATCATTTCTGATCATCCTCTACATCATTACTGTCTCACGAAGATAA